The following proteins are co-located in the Salifodinibacter halophilus genome:
- a CDS encoding RNA 3'-terminal phosphate cyclase (catalyzes the conversion of terminal3'-phosphate of RNA to the 2',3'-cyclicphosphodiester), with protein sequence FEMQHIRAKRKRPGLMRQHLTAVGAAAQVGRAYVDGAQLGATTLRFVPGRVQPGRYRFSIGTAGSATLVLQTVLPA encoded by the coding sequence GTTCGAGATGCAGCACATCCGCGCCAAGCGCAAGCGCCCGGGTCTGATGCGCCAGCACCTCACCGCGGTCGGCGCGGCCGCGCAGGTCGGCCGCGCCTATGTCGACGGCGCCCAGCTCGGCGCGACCACGCTGCGCTTCGTGCCGGGCCGGGTGCAGCCGGGCCGCTACCGTTTCTCCATCGGCACCGCCGGTTCGGCGACGCTGGTGTTGCAGACCGTGCTGCCGGCGC